Below is a genomic region from Aquila chrysaetos chrysaetos chromosome 13, bAquChr1.4, whole genome shotgun sequence.
CCTTTACACTCATTTTTGTGTGCAGAactcactgaaagaaaaatccatcacTGGAAGCAATGAGTTCCGCATTTGATTCACCCATGACAGCTAGAATTAAGACCCTCTTTGCCTTTTGCAGCAGTGAATTCTGTAGTTTGGTCCAGTATCTCAGGAAGAGTCTTGAGTTTCCTATTAACCTCCTCAACAGCTTTTGTTCCACAGGCCTTCAAGGAGCTATACACCTGCCCTCTAAGCAAAGTTACTCTAAGTCCCATGAAAGATTTCAGACAGAAGCACTGAATTACACCACAGTAGAAGATGAACCAATTCAAACAGTACAAAGTGAGGAATGTGTTTACAGTATACATCATGATAAGTGCATATGCCATCATGTTTTGTTGAAATGGGAATGTTTTcaggctgtttgtttttttctcaggtAAAGTGAAGTGCAGCAACTGGTACCCAGAGATTGCAAGGCCCTCACTTCAACACATGcataattcttttgcatttgcagCAAATCAGAAAGCTATGGTTTTGTTGACGTGGGTGTTTTGCAGTGCTCAGCAATGCTCAGCAATGTTATCACATTTTCCACAGTagacagaaatggaagaagtaCGTTCTACAAAGTACTTCCTCAGTCTTGACTGGGCTTGGCTTTTGGCAAGTTCTCTTCATAAGGAGCTGATTTCAGTACAATACTGCAAAAGCTGAGAAATAGCACTGTTTACATATGGCATAAAGGAAACCTAGAGCTTGGTTTCCCAGTACTGCCATCAGCTCTTCAGCTCATCTTTCCTCCCTGTTCTCCTAACAGTTTCTTATAGACGCTACCCAGATGGAAACACAGCATCCTAGTTACAATTCCATTACCTTATGCCTGACAACTTCATGAATTCTACTGCCAGGACATTTTAACTGTCTGCAGCTTTCAAACTCACCAAATCTTTCAAGGTTCAAAAACTTTGAATGAATGACACTGTGATGCATTACTTTTAAGCACTTTCATATTACTTGCTGCATCACTTTCACATACACTTTGATATTAAAGGATTTTAATTTAAGGACAGGCAAGCTAAAGTACCTTACTACAAATTTTCATACAAGAGCCCTAATCTGtagaggaaagaacagaagctAATCATTTCAGAAGAATATAAATTGTGCTCTAGTTATGCTGAACTTAAGGTTTTCCAAGTTCTGTGAAATACTGTAGGAGTGTTACACACCAAACCCAGATCTTCTTCGCTCACTACGATTAAGTGAATCAAGCACAACAGGGTGTTAGGCCTGAATGATATAACCTGAATAAATATAATGTTCATGCAAACTTTTGTTTGCAGAATTTGACATTATATAGCAtataatttaatggaaaaatcctCAAGTGTTACAATCATGATACTTCCTTTGCTGTTTGTGGGTAGAAACTAAACCCACAAAAAGAAACTCTCTAGAGGCACAATAGGAACACTTAAGCCCACTCATTCTGTAATATCccactaaaaccaaaaataagtCAGATATAAATAAACTCTTAGAAATCCATCACATTCTCAAGATAAATGTATACTAACAAAAGTAAATTACATTAgtcttctaaattaaaaaagaagaatcagaaaaagGGAGATCAGAACTAAAGCCCCGGAGTCCAATTAATACAGTTTCAAAGTGAATTCAAAGCACTTATGGCACTTAAGAAATCTGGCATCCACTGTCTTTTTGAGGCTTTATATCTGGTTCCTTCAGAGGTTTTACTTCTTcatctggttttggtttagcctgcaaacaagaagaaaaaaaccctaaatacCACAAGTACAAACCACTGTGTCTGCACAGTGTTTATGCACAGCTAGCTTTACATACTCTAATCTAATAGTCCCCTCTCTTTTCAAGGCTGAAGGCTTTGAGCAAGCCTCaagcaagggggaaaaaacaaatattctcTATTTCAGCATCCTTAAACGaatccttttcttaaaaacaaccTTTCTATCGCACTCAATCCTGTAACATTTCAGCATCTTATACACATTAAAGAATTTCCTTCTATTCAGGacttagaaaataattactcCTAATTTCCAGATGCTGACAGTGTGGCAGAGAGGTTAACTGACTTGCCTCTTGGCAGAGCGGAAATGTGAGCTCGGGTGGTAGCCTCATGTCTACATCTTGCATTGAGCTGAGGAACATTCCAGAAGAGCAAAATAGTAACTGTATTATACATAGAATAAAGATAATGGGAAAGAACAGTATGTAAGATCAGCTTACAGTGTCGTCCTTTGGCCTCTTGGTGAGATCAAATGCTGCAAGTGTTTCAGGAGTCCAGTGTGCATTCAAGGCAGGAAATTCAAAAGGAACAGGCTCTACTAAGCCATAGTTTGCTTTCAGTTCCAGCTGGGGAGCCTCTGCTGGCACCTTCTGAAAATAGCTGTAACAGAATAtagcaatatatttaaaacacacGGCACTATCTCTGCAAGTCTTGTTTGcaattctaaagaaaaacagtctggGTTTTTACAGTGGCAATCAGTGCTGCTCTCTTACATTTCATTAAGGCACTGTCCGACATGCATTCTGTCAGCAAGATTCACAAGAACAAAAGCAATTCCTTCTTGGTATTGTTCATTCCCTAACAgctatgtgggttttttcctacttgATAACTGTTATTCCCAGCGCTTCAATAAGAGCACCTTTTGTCCAAAAAGACCTTCAAAATCCAAATGAGGATTTAAAATACTTCCCAAGAAAGGTGAAGAGGACAGTTCTTTTCCTAAATCAGTCTTAATGTGCCACAGTGCATAATACCAACAACACTGCAACACCCACAAAGACTTGCTACAACACAAAGCCTGAAGGAGGGTATAAAACTACCCTTGGCAAACCAACAAGAGCTGAAAACTGACAAATACTGACACACGCTACCTTATTTCCTGTGCcgcagcagagctctgcaggaggCACATCTCCCAAAACAGTCACTGGTTATCTGgtttctctttcatattttgCTTCTAGAGGGACATGGATTTGTTGAAATCTCCTGTATGCTGTTGTTGTAAGCTATGACAATGGTTTTTGGAACCAAAGCAGAGTAGAGAATTTCTTCTCCTATTTGCAGTTCAACTTGATGTACTTGAcaagcctttttgttttgtcaatTCCCCTATTATGCAGGTCTTCAAATAtcataaaaaagggaaataacaaACCTATTATGGAATAGTAAATTGTAAGAGGAGGGGAGGTGAGAAAGAAATGAGCAAAAGAATTCTAAAGCCAAACTAATCTTGCTATTTTAAATTGCTCCCAAACTCTTTCTGGAAGGGGCATTAACTAACAGAAAGCCCTATTCACAATATTAATTATACTTAGACTGGTAAAGCTCCTAGCACCCTAAGCATATTCTTCACTGAAGGTATGACTGTGTCTTGACTTCCCTGCTAGCAACGCAGAATCAGCTACCAGTCTTCTCCATTTCCCCTCTGTCCTCTTTTGCCTACTAGATCCAAGCAGCCAGGAAGAGAGCATTAGAATAACACAGCAACCTCTGCAGGACTTTCTCttgcacagaaggaaaagaaacaaagtggcTGAGGAACgaaggaagaaaactgcttaACCCCTCCAGCATGTCAGTCCAACCTACCCTGCTGAACTGGCACAGAACACAGACAGGGTGATAGCAGATTCGCTATGGGTCTGTGCTAAGAGAAAATTACAGAATTGCAAATTTAAGTTACGTGCCATGCCCTAAAGGAATGTAAGAACTGGAGAGTAAAATTTACCATCCCATCttgaaataaaggcaaatgAGGTAATAACAGTTCATACAGAATACTGTACCAACCACGAATTACTTACATGAATCCATTCTCTCTCTGGCATTTTTCTAGCGTGTTCTTAATCAAACTTCCTAATTTCCTAAAGAAGAGATGTCCAGAAGGTTTGGCAGTAGTCCCGGGCCCTTTGGTTTCTCCATATTCTTTGCACAATGCTTCGGCCTTGGCAAAAACtttgcaagaaagaaatgcaataaaaatcaTTTACATGACTATTACGTCACGGTTCTGATCTACAGTGCTTCAGTATTAAGAGATACCAGAATCCATTCAAGCTTCTTGCTTCTTAGAAACGAAAATAAACTAGCTCAAAGGCAGCACTTCCAGCCAAGATTTACTGCATCCTAAAAGAAactaggaagaggaaaaaaaaaaaagatagctttTTGGGTAGGAAGACACAGGAAAGCATTGTTGTGTGTGAGGCAAAACGCAACAATAAGCCCAAGAACTGTGCCACATAgtagggaaaaagagagagtaTGAAGGTGTCCATGCTCAGTTGATGccccaaaataaacaacaaTTAATACAGAATAGGAAAAGAAGCACTCTTCTCTGAACAGCAGGCACAGTAAAAACCACAGTATTTGTTCTACTGCAAGTAATCCAACTTAGTTTGttcttaataaattaatttatttttaaaattaatattaaaagctTCCAATTTGATGATTTGAGCATTTTTTTATACATTGTGGTAAAGTTATGCGGTGCAGGCCACTGGGGTAGCAATAGCTTTGAAGAAAGAAGGATAGCCAGAAGACCCTGAACCACTGCAAACTTCCCTTAATCTACCTTtcaaatgaacagaaagaaagaaagttactgaaacctgtttaaaaacaaacaaacatagtCTAAATTTACTATTTAATGTAAGACAGAACAACctccaaagcagaaaaggctgtGGTTACTTAACATACAGACGAGAAAACGTGATGACCAGACAATTGATTTTTACACTGTATTGCAGGCAGTTCACAGCCAGTCTTTAACAGGCTGAGAAGTGAAGATGAaattttctgcagcactgttATGAAAGACAGTCTTTggcaatacaaaaaaagaatctaCTGTCTCTACTCAAAAGTATGCTGGGTTTTCATCAGGTGACAGATAAAATCTTAAGTTTATGGGAGACCAAGTAAAcacaatacagcaaaataaaacaggcaTGTCATCATCAGACCCTGTAATCCAGTCTCAATCACACTTACATTTTTCTGATTCCTGCAGAGACCTGATTGCTTCCCCACATTTATCACTTGCCAGTAAAGTTTGACCATGGTAACAGTATGCCTAATGGGAGAGGACAAAATCATTACCAACATCATTGGGCACTTCCTGCACCAATTCACTACTTCTCTTCCTTACATCAGAATTGCATCTCTTTGAAGCTGCCATTCCTTGCAGATAGCTGACAATTTGGGAATGCAAGTCAAAGCAGCATTCACTGAACAATGCAGTTCAACATAAACACCATGAGGTACGTACAAAGCAAGCTGTCTCAAGTCTAGCCAAGAGTAACTTTGAGGTTCATGAAGACTGTTTTACCAGAAGCACTAGTATATAGTCTAGTTcaaacctctctctctctgtatcaATGTGCACCATTAAGCCCCACCACAGAAAGAGGATGAACCCCAGTCAAGTTTACAAAGCAAATACTCTAAAAACTAAAACTACTTGAACATTCAAAAACCAAATCTGCAACAAATGCCACTGAATCCAGAGGAGATGAGGTGTTCTGCTGCTTGAGATATTTTGCCATAGTACAAATAACTTTTCCACCCCAAAAGGTCCCATTCCTTCACACTTATGcctgaaaatactgtattccAGTGAAACTGAATTGCCTCTTTTGTATTATCAGAGGTTGTTGAGTTTAAATACCAAATACCATAGGTAAAGGAACAATCCCATGAACTAATGCCTACCTTGCATACCTTCCTTTAATGTCTGTTCTCACGGTATAGCAAGTGTTACCTAAATCTACCATTGCCCATattacacaaattaaaaaaaagtaccacAGCTTTGACCCTACCTCACCTCTCAAACTTGCTAATAAGGTATGCAGCTTTTAGCTACAAGTTTAACATAAGAGAAAGACAATTGTGTTAACTGCTTAGTTTGGGCCTTTTTTACAGTATGAAAGAGCCAGATTACAGGCTGTGGCAGGCTAcaagaaataaacagcaaacTGAGCAGCTGATGATCCCAAGAGCACCACTGCACTTGCTAAGAGAGTCACGCAAAAAGGGACAGCACTCGGAATGGTACCTAACATTACttgatgcagcttcattcagGGCCTTCAAAAAGATGATCAGCTCTGAATTATGCCTAGAATTAGATTGTGATGCAGATAACGGAAGACAAGTATTATGCTCAACCTGAATTGCTTCACTTAACGATACGTGATCACAATAAATTCCACACTGCAGTAATTTCACATGGCTCAACAAAAACACTTGAAATGCCACTGACACTGCACAGTCCCTCTTCACAGCATGGAAAGAAAGTCAAGGCAATACTTAGCCCCCATTGCCTATCCAGCCCTTAGACAACATTAAAAACTGTGACTGCTGTCAACTGAAGTACTTACATAGGCCATATAGAAACAGGTCTTCAAGTTTAAGTACTTCCTCCATTTACCTGCATAGGTTGGATCCAAACTGGATAATGTTTGATCTATGAACACATATGTAAAGTTATTCTTTACAACCtatccaaagagaaaaatgccacACACACTCAAAAGACCAGAATTCTTAAACTTAGCAATAGATTTTAACTATAAAGTAGCCAGAAACAAGTGACATAAATTACTCCTGCAAAGGCACAGAGAAACTatgagaaaaaatacaaaaaatatgcAGTTTATTGAGTTATCATGCAGTTATCCCTAGAATCCCTGAAACTGCTGTCCACTAAGTTTGGAAGGATTTTTCTCCAAAGTTTCTTTAGGCAGCATTTCAAAGCTTGTTCCTAGTTTAATTTCAAGTAGTGATGTATAAAAGCCTACGTATGTTACAATATTCCATCTCTTACATTGACTCCCATATTTTGGCACTTTTCCCACTTGCCTCAGTAAGACCACTGATCAGCTTACTCATCCGCCACATGTTTTACAGTCTGCATCATAATCTGCTGCCCAAAGGCAGTTGAAACACTCCATCTACATCAAGCCGTTTGTTTGCTGCTATTAGATATTCTCAAGACATTACTCCATCTTCTGTCTCCCCTCACTAATATTTCCTATCATTAGCTACAGAAAAAGCTTCCAACAAAAGGCCTTATCAAAATATATCTGTTACGCTGATAACTGAAGCCTTAATGCGCTAAATAGAAGCTAAATATACAAAGCATATCCACTGGGAAACAGCGTTAATATCGCAATTGACGGGCAGGTGAAGTACGTCTGCTGGCAAGAATGCATAAACCAGGTCACTAAGGATACAAAACAAGACACTTACCAGCTTTTTGGTAAAAGTTAGCTGTTTCATAAGCAAGGGCAGCTATTAGTCCTGGATTGTGTTTCAGCTCAATAGCCCGAGCAATcgtcactgaaaaaaaattccacaccACAGTATTAAAGTTTAATTGAAAATGTCACATCAAATCAGCAGAGgcatttagcattttaaaaccCCTGCATGAGCAGAAAACAAGTATTGTGCAGTCCAGCAAACTGCAGAATAAAGACAGATTGTTTCTTGGATAGAATGATTCCAAATTAAGAGGAAAGCTGAAGGAAGGTTATTCTGAAGACTAGCTGTAAACAGAAGCTGTAAATATCTTAAAGTAAAGGAACTGGGAATTTATGTTAGGCAAGCATAGTGGTGAAGTGActgcatgaaaggaaaaaagaagagaggaggaatgccGCACGCAAGTTCTTCCAAAGTGGTTACATTTGCAATATCAGACTGGTTTTTGGCATTTTCCTCCTGTAATTGTAACTTAAGCTTCTTTAAAATCAACCCGCCCCACTAACCCACAGTacttcaggagaagaaaaaaaatggcattgctGCTAAGCAGACTTCACAAGACATCAAAGTAACCCACAAAGACTGTCATTTCCCATCCCCAACAAACATATATTTGAAGATACCTTCTTGAGCTTCCGCTTGGCACTGTATGATGTAAGAGTCTATAAGTCGAGCTTCtaaatctcttcccttttctacAGGTGTAATCAATTTTGGAATGTGACTCTCCTAAGTACAAAGCAAGTCTCAAAGTTAGTTTAGGCTTAATATCACTGCTGCCAATGCAAAGCAAGTCCCTTATTCCTAAATGGATGGGACAATGAGTGAAGGTCCCAAGATGGCTTGCTGCACTCTTGCATGTGCTACTGGGCAGACAGACAGATTACTCTTCCACTGCCATtgggaaagagcagcagcaattgAGTAGTAGCACAATGTACTAATACTCTTCTTCTTCCTGTATCATTCAGATAGTCTGAAGTATTTGTTTATTCCATAACCTCGTCGGAAAAGCAAAGGCTTTTCTAAGACAAAAAGTCAAGTACTTGGAGACGACTTAAAGAACAGACAGCAAAGACAGTTTTTCTACctttaagtgtttaaaaatccCAGCTGCTATCTTCAGACTTCTGTGAACATCTTTTGCTTCATCTTCTGTTATACTAAGAATATAGGACGAATCAATGAAACTTTAGTTAGAAAGGACTAGGTGTCATTTAGCCCCACCTTCTGCTCTGGAGCAGGACTATTGACAACAGTAGATCGGGTCAGTTATGGCTTTGTCTAGATGAATCTTGAAACCTTCAAGAATGGGGAGTCCACTAATTCTCTAAGTAACTTGTCCCACTGCTGTGCTACCCTCATGGTAAAGAAATTTCTTACAGTGTCCAATCATTAAATGATCAAATAGaattcacttgaaaaaaagaaaggttaacATCAGAGTTAAAAGTCAAAGCTTCAGAAATCTCTAGGGCTAAAtgtcagcagagctgtgatttTGAGAATCTCAGTTTTGTACCTGCTCATTTAGAGCAGGACTGATGAAAGGTTTATTCACAACTGACACTTTCTCTATACCACAGTCACATGGTACTAGTACACTTTGTTCATGGGTGCAGGAAGGGACTGAAGTGCACTTGGACATTACAGCACACGAATGAAGGCCAACTGCCTCCTTGAACTCCTAGTCTTAGCTGGACATACACTACAGCAGTCAAAACTCAGAACCTGCTTATTTTTTTGGTGGAATATTGCTGCAATGGATtcctaagaaaagaaaaacacttacTCTTCTTTTCCAGCGAGTCTTGATGCATATTTTGTGTACCACAGAGCTACATTAAATCCCATGGAAACCAGCTCAAACACTGCATCCTGCTGGGCActaaagacagacagacaaaacccccccaaacaaacccccaaacaatttaatgctttccattttgttctgACAAGCTCTGTCTGCTGATAGTTCACATAGCATAAGTCAACATTTCtctccataaaatatttttcatttaagaagtCAACGGTTTCCAATTCAGAACCTCTTACTTGCTGAACTGCCTAAAAGGGACTTCAATTTTTACTTATAATTATGAGCTCTTAAAGGGAATAATTTCCCACATTCAGATGCCTACCCTTTCCATTTGggaacttttattttaaaacagtaacttGAGATTTGTTTAGCTTTGGGTGTGGctgacatttttccattttttttttttttaaattgcacatTTTGTGGAAAGCCTTGCTCTGGAATGCCTACTTTAAAGTTGTAGCTGCTAAGTTAATAAGTCAGAGTCTATTACATCTCCCTCAAATGAATGTTATTGCAAGTATTTATGTAACTGCCGTCAAATGGCATGTGCAAATAGCAGGAAATTTCAGAAGCTAAAAACACGGTCTTTGAAAAGAGTGAATTTGCAATCACAAGCTCAGTATAGCTTaggaactttaaaaagaaaggtgtgGGAGTGGGAAGAATAATGTTGGCACAAGTACAAGTGTGTATGACCATGAAAAAATTGGAAGAGAGTCCTAATCAACAGATTGTCTTCCAAGGGGAATAAAAGCTTCGAGGAAATCAAGCCACTTCTAGATAAAGCTTGACAAATTTGTAAGCATGGTTATACAACACAATTACCTACAATAGCAAGAGACAACTGAATAATCCAGAAGGTTACAGATCTATATTCCTACTTAAAATGGAAGCTCTGTTTGTTTGTACCAGGAGTACATGTACTAGGAGCTTCAGAGGACAAGAACAAAATCAGATCTTCAGCaacatttgtatttcaaaaaaatgcagaagatacTGGTCAGGCAAGAGGGccaaattaaaaagttttaaactgTAGTAATCTATGTTATCATATTCAATTCACCAATACTCTCAAAGTTCTTCTTTGTACTGCTCTAGCCAACTGTAGATACAGTCTGTAGATAACTAAGACACAATGGATCCTTCTACCATTATCACTTGCCTTCACATAAAGGCAACACATGCTTCAGAACACTTAATACAGTACTGCAATTATCAAAAACGCAAAGCAACAAGTTTTTGGAAACTACTTTGTCTTCAACATTTTGCTACACTACTCAGTTTTGCTTCACACCTGTGCTGGCACACGTACATATATGTAACAGaccagaagaaaacagctgcaTACCCTGTAATCATAAAGGCATACGTACCTTGGAACTTGTCCTTGTAATGTGTCTGTCCACTTGAAATTCTGAATATATCTCAACTTGCATTCTTGGGAAGAGTCATCCAGTGAAAGGATAAAACctatagaataaaaaaatgtaccGAAAGGCAATCTCAaagtaagaaacagaaacaagtaATGAAGGAATGGGGATCAATGAGAATACAGATATAGAATAAAGGAATGTTTCTTGCTGTAACACTCAAAAAACCTGTGTTACTTCCTGaggcttttatttctcaatatCTTGAGAACAAGATGCGCAAAAAAACATAGTGGCTACTACAAGAAACTCCTTGCCCAGCAGGTTACCAAGTCAACCCTGTGAGTCTTGATTGCTCAAGGAAAACCTTGCAGATGTCTGCATGTCCCATATGGTGACTAGTTGGGAGTTGGACTGACCCAGGTACAGGATGGCTGAGGCTGCTCGAGGTGATTGAGTGACTGCCCTGCCACCATAGTGGTGATCAAGAAATACCAGGAAAAGCTGCCTGGTCaacagggagagggaaaagggcTTATAAGCGTGGACTCACCTAGTCATGATCTCTTTTGTCTCCAGGGCTACAGGAAATGGGTTCTTTATGTCCAGCAGCCCAGAAAGCAGCAGTCCGTGGGATGAAGCTCATGCTATGAGATGTTCACATCCTAGTATATGCAGGCCCAAGGAATTTTTCAGGGAGTAGTAAGACGGGCCTTGGTCTGATCAGGTCTTACAGACTTCAAGAACTCAAGACTTGCAACAGCAACTATTGGAGCTACAGCTCTAGGTGCTGTCATGTGtttacaaagacagaaaatacttgTTCCTTTCACACGCAGAATCTTTTAGTGACCAAGCATgatgctttcctgaagaaacTCTACAAATCTTGTCTGCAGCAACATGGACTGTTATCTTACCTTTATCTAGAATGGCACATTAGCGTACACCCTCCCAGGGACTGAGGGAACTAAACCAACTTGAGCTGCTTCACTTCCCACAGACTGAAAGATCAGTTTCCATCAATCAGCTGATTCCTGAAAATTCAGTCCTAAGAAACTTGTCTGAGCACTTGACTGGTAAGAGAGAGTTATCAAAATATTGGCAGGAAGAAGGCTGCAAGGGAATGCGTCATCATAGGTGACCAGCTACTGAAAATGCAGATACTATGCTAATGAGCACCTATATATATACCTAAGACAAGCAGCAGAAGAAGTGTAAGCTTGCAACAAGTCTATTATCTAGCATCAGACAAACCAGAAGTTTACACCGAAGAGCAACTCCTATCAACTAATTAATAGACTCAATTTATACTTAAGGAGCAATTCACCACAATCTAAGAGACAAAGAAACATTCTCTCCTCCAGCAGGAAGCAGAATGAGGTTAAAAGCAAGAGGACAGGTCTGCCAACACTTAGTACTAGCAGAGTCACAAAGGACACTGAAACTTGCAGAAAGGGCCTGGCGAGTACCCATGACTGGTATCAAGCATAGAACCCACAAAGATACTCTTTCCTGAAAAGTGCAAAACTTCTTTACAGAAGATTAGCACAATACACATTCTGAGAAGTGTCATTAAAACTCAAATTACATGCCTCTTGATGTATTAGCAGTATTGTTAATATACATTCCTACCTTGCAAGAGTGAGAAGTACAAGTCAGTTGCATTCTTCA
It encodes:
- the BROX gene encoding BRO1 domain-containing protein BROX isoform X1 gives rise to the protein MTHWFHRNPLKATAPVSFNFYGVATTPAATKVCNDLRLSRTRLLELFTDSSCNPEMLKNATDLYFSLLQGFILSLDDSSQECKLRYIQNFKWTDTLQGQVPSAQQDAVFELVSMGFNVALWYTKYASRLAGKEDITEDEAKDVHRSLKIAAGIFKHLKESHIPKLITPVEKGRDLEARLIDSYIIQCQAEAQEVTIARAIELKHNPGLIAALAYETANFYQKADQTLSSLDPTYAGKWRKYLNLKTCFYMAYAYCYHGQTLLASDKCGEAIRSLQESEKFFAKAEALCKEYGETKGPGTTAKPSGHLFFRKLGSLIKNTLEKCQRENGFIYFQKVPAEAPQLELKANYGLVEPVPFEFPALNAHWTPETLAAFDLTKRPKDDTAKPKPDEEVKPLKEPDIKPQKDSGCQIS
- the BROX gene encoding BRO1 domain-containing protein BROX isoform X2, with the protein product MTHWFHRNPLKATAPVSFNFYGVATTPAATKVCNDLRLSRTRLLELFTDSSCNPEMLKNATDLYFSLLQGFILSLDDSSQECKLRYIQNFKWTDTLQGQVPSAQQDAVFELVSMGFNVALWYTKYASRLAGKEDITEDEAKDVHRSLKIAAGIFKHLKESHIPKLITPVEKGRDLEARLIDSYIIQCQAEAQEVTIARAIELKHNPGLIAALAYETANFYQKAVFAKAEALCKEYGETKGPGTTAKPSGHLFFRKLGSLIKNTLEKCQRENGFIYFQKVPAEAPQLELKANYGLVEPVPFEFPALNAHWTPETLAAFDLTKRPKDDTAKPKPDEEVKPLKEPDIKPQKDSGCQIS
- the BROX gene encoding BRO1 domain-containing protein BROX isoform X4, with product MTHWFHRNPLKATAPVSFNFYGVATTPAATKVCNDLRLSRTRLLELFTDSSCNPEMLKNATDLYFSLLQGFILSLDDSSQECKLRYIQNFKWTDTLQGQVPSAQQDAVFELVSMGFNVALWYTKYASRLAGKEDITEDEAKDVHRSLKIAAGIFKHLKESHIPKLITPVEKGRDLEARLIDSYIIQCQAEAQEVTIARAIELKHNPGLIAALAYETANFYQKADQTLSSLDPTYAGKWRKYLNLKTCFYMAYAYCYHGQTLLASDKCGEAIRSLQESEKFFAKAEALCKEYGETKGPGTTAKPSGHLFFRKLGSLIKNTLEKCQRENGFIPA
- the BROX gene encoding BRO1 domain-containing protein BROX isoform X3 is translated as MTHWFHRNPLKATAPVSFNFYGVATTPAATKVCNDLRLSRTRLLELFTDSSCNPEMLKNATDLYFSLLQGFILSLDDSSQECKLRYIQNFKWTDTLQGQVPSAQQDAVFELVSMGFNVALWYTKYASRLAGKEDITEDEAKDVHRSLKIAAGIFKHLKESHIPKLITPVEKGRDLEARLIDSYIIQCQAEAQEVTIARAIELKHNPGLIAALAYETANFYQKADQTLSSLDPTYAGKWRKYLNLKTCFYMAYAYCYHGQTLLASDKCGEAIRSLQESEKFFAKAEALCKEYGETKGPGTTAKPSGHLFFRKLGSLIKNTLEKCQRENGFMFVISLFYDI